In Drosophila yakuba strain Tai18E2 chromosome 2R, Prin_Dyak_Tai18E2_2.1, whole genome shotgun sequence, a single genomic region encodes these proteins:
- the LOC6531444 gene encoding cyclic nucleotide-gated cation channel subunit A isoform X1: MWTYMMAAARGDRVNTMMSNRRRPETESPKYGYNLTNRPMYRTTRLVGPASSAPAQLQLPGGSHQATMGMAPPPLEEISGGLFAPFAPTATITVEQAATSIPMAVDGEVHHLHYPRRSWQRKYRQGIHRQPGGGAMEDKDVEDNDDDDDDDDEDDEDEFGAAVCEDNPEEAIARADHGQQKQQKHHYQPNASDGSCVENGRKLIQEPSKRSKPSALRRTLQALRQRLTKRNRPKPPDWFLEKFSNTTNTDKIGKGCPAMEDAALSSEIRGSSVLCNRLSVDPTLQSHYRWLAIVSLAVLYNIIFVVGRAVFWEINKSAPAVWYTLDYLCDFIYLLDTLVHMHEGFLDQGLLVRDAFRLRRHYFHTKGWYLDVLSMLPTDLAYIWWPPETCSSLYLPCPVIVRLNRLLRINRLWEWFDRTETATGYPNAFRICKVVLAILVLIHWNACMYFAISYEIGFSSDSWVYNLNGTRNNTLQRQYIYSFYWSTLTLTTIGETPTPENDVEYLFVVADFLAGVLIFATIVGNIGSMISNMNVARVEFQNRMDGVKQYMAFRRVGHELEARVIRWFAYTWSQSGALDEERVLAALPDKLKAEIAIQVHMDTLKQVRIFHDTEPGLLEALVLKLKLQVFSPGDYICRKGDVGKEMYIVKRGKLSVVGDDGITVLATLGAGSVFGEVSVLEIAGNRTGNRRTANVRSLGYSDLFCLAKRDLWETLSDYPEARSTLTQRGCQLLRKDGLLDEQIFADSQRVHDSIEGGIEKLELSVENLNMRLARLLAEYTASQAKIKQRLAKLEMNGGPGTWRLECEPQTRARSGRLYSLQPKRRPRSRPDATAKSSDAAKQNTL, encoded by the exons ATGTGGACGTACATGATGGCTGCCGCCCGCGGAGATCGGGTCAATACGATGATGTCCAACCGGCGACGCCCCGAAACCGAGTCCCCAAAATATGGCTACAA CCTCACCAACCGTCCCATGTACCGCACCACCCGATTGGTGGGCCCCGCCTCCTCGGCGCCCGCCCAACTGCAGCTGCCCGGTGGCTCCCATCAGGCGACGATGGGCATGGCGCCGCCGCCGCTGGAGGAGATTAGTGGCGGTCTGTTCGCACCCTTCGCGCCCACGGCGACCATAACGGTGGAGCAGGCGGCCACCTCGATTCCGATGGCAGTGGATGGCGAGGTGCACCACCTGCACTATCCGCGTCGCAGTTGGCAACGGAAATATCGCCAGGGGATTCATCGCCAGCCAGGCGGAGGAGCCATGGAGGATAAGGACGTGGaggacaacgacgacgacgacgatgatgacgatgaggatGACGAGGATGAGTTCGGTGCTGCCGTTTGCGAGGATAACCCGGAGGAGGCCATTGCACGTGCTGACCACGggcagcaaaaacagcagaagCATCACTACCAGCCAAATGCCAGCGATGGCAGTTGTGTGGAAAATGGCAGGAAGCTGATACAG GAGCCAAGTAAGCGGAGCAAACCGTCCGCTTTAAGACGCACTCTGCAGGCACTGCGCCAGCGTCTGACTAAAAGGAATCGCCCCAAACCGCCGGACTGGTTCCTTGAGAAGTTCtccaacaccaccaacacGGACAAGATTGGCAAGGGTTGTCCGGCGATGGAGGATGCGGCGCTCTCCAGCGAAATTCGGGGCTCCAGTGTCCTGTGCAACCGACTGTCCGTCGACCCCACCCTGCAGTCCCATTACAGA TGGCTGGCCATCGTTTCACTGGCAGTGCTTTACAATATCATCTTCGTGGTGGGACGTGCGGTCTTCTGGGAGATCAATAAGAGTGCTCCTGCTGTGTGGTACACACTGGACTACCTGTGCGACTTCATCTATCTGCTGGATACGCTCGTCCACATGCACGAGG GATTTCTGGACCAGGGTCTCCTCGTGCGAGACGCCTTTCGACTGCGCCGGCACTACTTCCACACCAAGGGCTGGTACCTAGACGTGCTGTCCATGCTGCCCACGGACTTGGCCTACATCTGGTGGCCGCCGGAGACCTGCTCCAGCCTGTACCTTCCGTGTCCCGTCATTGTGCGTCTGAATCGACTGCTCAGGATCAATCGGCTGTGGGAGTGGTTCGATCGAACGGAGACGGCCACGGGCTATCCAAATGCCTTCCGCATCTGCAAGGTGGTGCTGGCCATCCTGGTGCTGATCCACTGGAATGCCTGCATGTACTTTGCCATCAGCTACGAAATCGGATTCAGCTCGGACTCGTGGGTGTACAATCTGAATGGAACGAGGAACAATACGCTGCAGCGGCAGTACATCTATAGTTTCTACTGGTCCACACTAACGCTGACCACCATTGGAGAGACGCCAACGCCGGAGAACGATGTGGAGTATCTGTTCGTGGTGGCCGATTTCCTGGCCGGAGTCCTAATCTTCGCCACCATTGTGG GTAACATTGGCTCCATGATCTCCAACATGAATGTGGCCCGCGTGGAGTTTCAGAATCGCATGGACGGGGTCAAGCAGTACATGGCCTTCCGGCGAGTGGGTCACGAGCTGGAGGCCCGGGTGATCCGGTGGTTCGCCTACACGTGGTCGCAAAGTGGGGCACTGGACGAGGAGCGCGTGCTGGCCGCCTTGCCGGACAAGCTGAAGGCGGAGATAGCCATCCAGGTGCACATGGACACGCTAAAGCAGGTGCGCATCTTCCACGACACGGAACCGGGTCTCCTGGAGGCGCTGGTGCTCAAGCTCAAGCTGCAGGTCTTCAGTCCCGGCGACTACATCTGTCGCAAGGGTGACGTGGGCAAGGAGATGTACATCGTGAAGCGGGGCAAGCTGTCCGTCGTCGGGGATGATGGCATCACCGTGCTGGCCACCCTGGGTGCGGGATCCGTTTTCGGCGAGGTGTCCGTGCTCGAGATTGCGGGCAATCGGACGGGCAATCGGCGCACGGCCAACGTGAGATCCCTGGGCTACTCGGATCTCTTCTGTCTGGCGAAACGGGATTTGTGGGAGACGCTGTCCGACTATCCGGAGGCCAGATCCACGCTCACGCAGCGAGGATGCCAGCTGCTGCGCAAGGATGGCCTGCTGGATGAGCAAATATTCGCCG ATTCCCAAAGGGTACACGACAGCATCGAGGGCGGCATCGAGAAGCTGGAGCTCTCGGTGGAGAACCTCAACATGCGACTGGCCCGCCTCCTGGCAGAGTACACGGCCAGCCAGGCCAAGATCAAGCAGCGCCTGGCCAAGCTGGAGATGAA TGGCGGCCCTGGCACGTGGCGACTGGAGTGTGAGCCCCAAACTCGGGCACGCAGCGGACGCCTCTATTCGCTGCAGCCCAAGCGGCGCCCACGTTCGCGACCCGACGCGACTGCCAAGAGCAGCGATGCTGCCAAGCAGAACACGCTCTAA
- the LOC6531444 gene encoding cyclic nucleotide-gated cation channel subunit A isoform X2 — translation MRHFKVKAMVQSLDISAITGQQADAEPSKRSKPSALRRTLQALRQRLTKRNRPKPPDWFLEKFSNTTNTDKIGKGCPAMEDAALSSEIRGSSVLCNRLSVDPTLQSHYRWLAIVSLAVLYNIIFVVGRAVFWEINKSAPAVWYTLDYLCDFIYLLDTLVHMHEGFLDQGLLVRDAFRLRRHYFHTKGWYLDVLSMLPTDLAYIWWPPETCSSLYLPCPVIVRLNRLLRINRLWEWFDRTETATGYPNAFRICKVVLAILVLIHWNACMYFAISYEIGFSSDSWVYNLNGTRNNTLQRQYIYSFYWSTLTLTTIGETPTPENDVEYLFVVADFLAGVLIFATIVGNIGSMISNMNVARVEFQNRMDGVKQYMAFRRVGHELEARVIRWFAYTWSQSGALDEERVLAALPDKLKAEIAIQVHMDTLKQVRIFHDTEPGLLEALVLKLKLQVFSPGDYICRKGDVGKEMYIVKRGKLSVVGDDGITVLATLGAGSVFGEVSVLEIAGNRTGNRRTANVRSLGYSDLFCLAKRDLWETLSDYPEARSTLTQRGCQLLRKDGLLDEQIFADSQRVHDSIEGGIEKLELSVENLNMRLARLLAEYTASQAKIKQRLAKLEMNGGPGTWRLECEPQTRARSGRLYSLQPKRRPRSRPDATAKSSDAAKQNTL, via the exons ATGCGACATTTCAAAGTCAAAGCCATGGTGCAGTCGCTGGATATATCCGCCATAACGGGACAGCAAGCAGATGCG GAGCCAAGTAAGCGGAGCAAACCGTCCGCTTTAAGACGCACTCTGCAGGCACTGCGCCAGCGTCTGACTAAAAGGAATCGCCCCAAACCGCCGGACTGGTTCCTTGAGAAGTTCtccaacaccaccaacacGGACAAGATTGGCAAGGGTTGTCCGGCGATGGAGGATGCGGCGCTCTCCAGCGAAATTCGGGGCTCCAGTGTCCTGTGCAACCGACTGTCCGTCGACCCCACCCTGCAGTCCCATTACAGA TGGCTGGCCATCGTTTCACTGGCAGTGCTTTACAATATCATCTTCGTGGTGGGACGTGCGGTCTTCTGGGAGATCAATAAGAGTGCTCCTGCTGTGTGGTACACACTGGACTACCTGTGCGACTTCATCTATCTGCTGGATACGCTCGTCCACATGCACGAGG GATTTCTGGACCAGGGTCTCCTCGTGCGAGACGCCTTTCGACTGCGCCGGCACTACTTCCACACCAAGGGCTGGTACCTAGACGTGCTGTCCATGCTGCCCACGGACTTGGCCTACATCTGGTGGCCGCCGGAGACCTGCTCCAGCCTGTACCTTCCGTGTCCCGTCATTGTGCGTCTGAATCGACTGCTCAGGATCAATCGGCTGTGGGAGTGGTTCGATCGAACGGAGACGGCCACGGGCTATCCAAATGCCTTCCGCATCTGCAAGGTGGTGCTGGCCATCCTGGTGCTGATCCACTGGAATGCCTGCATGTACTTTGCCATCAGCTACGAAATCGGATTCAGCTCGGACTCGTGGGTGTACAATCTGAATGGAACGAGGAACAATACGCTGCAGCGGCAGTACATCTATAGTTTCTACTGGTCCACACTAACGCTGACCACCATTGGAGAGACGCCAACGCCGGAGAACGATGTGGAGTATCTGTTCGTGGTGGCCGATTTCCTGGCCGGAGTCCTAATCTTCGCCACCATTGTGG GTAACATTGGCTCCATGATCTCCAACATGAATGTGGCCCGCGTGGAGTTTCAGAATCGCATGGACGGGGTCAAGCAGTACATGGCCTTCCGGCGAGTGGGTCACGAGCTGGAGGCCCGGGTGATCCGGTGGTTCGCCTACACGTGGTCGCAAAGTGGGGCACTGGACGAGGAGCGCGTGCTGGCCGCCTTGCCGGACAAGCTGAAGGCGGAGATAGCCATCCAGGTGCACATGGACACGCTAAAGCAGGTGCGCATCTTCCACGACACGGAACCGGGTCTCCTGGAGGCGCTGGTGCTCAAGCTCAAGCTGCAGGTCTTCAGTCCCGGCGACTACATCTGTCGCAAGGGTGACGTGGGCAAGGAGATGTACATCGTGAAGCGGGGCAAGCTGTCCGTCGTCGGGGATGATGGCATCACCGTGCTGGCCACCCTGGGTGCGGGATCCGTTTTCGGCGAGGTGTCCGTGCTCGAGATTGCGGGCAATCGGACGGGCAATCGGCGCACGGCCAACGTGAGATCCCTGGGCTACTCGGATCTCTTCTGTCTGGCGAAACGGGATTTGTGGGAGACGCTGTCCGACTATCCGGAGGCCAGATCCACGCTCACGCAGCGAGGATGCCAGCTGCTGCGCAAGGATGGCCTGCTGGATGAGCAAATATTCGCCG ATTCCCAAAGGGTACACGACAGCATCGAGGGCGGCATCGAGAAGCTGGAGCTCTCGGTGGAGAACCTCAACATGCGACTGGCCCGCCTCCTGGCAGAGTACACGGCCAGCCAGGCCAAGATCAAGCAGCGCCTGGCCAAGCTGGAGATGAA TGGCGGCCCTGGCACGTGGCGACTGGAGTGTGAGCCCCAAACTCGGGCACGCAGCGGACGCCTCTATTCGCTGCAGCCCAAGCGGCGCCCACGTTCGCGACCCGACGCGACTGCCAAGAGCAGCGATGCTGCCAAGCAGAACACGCTCTAA